In Candidatus Defluviibacterium haderslevense, the following are encoded in one genomic region:
- a CDS encoding carboxypeptidase-like regulatory domain-containing protein, which yields MKQLLLGGLLLLSAFSNAQYKEITHPANFRGVIYDLSTNLPIEGAMIKIENQTNEFITMSDVEGYFFLIGAPNGGFKVKISMTGYEDKILENVQRITDVEYHLGLEQKKVQHFDLN from the coding sequence ATGAAACAGTTACTATTAGGGGGGTTATTATTATTAAGCGCGTTTTCTAATGCACAGTATAAGGAGATTACGCATCCAGCAAATTTTCGTGGTGTAATTTATGATTTATCTACCAACCTTCCAATTGAAGGCGCCATGATAAAAATAGAAAATCAAACTAATGAGTTTATCACAATGAGCGATGTTGAAGGTTATTTTTTTCTGATCGGTGCACCAAATGGTGGATTTAAAGTTAAAATTTCAATGACTGGCTATGAAGATAAAATATTGGAAAATGTACAGCGAATAACTGATGTTGAATATCATTTAGGTTTGGAACAAAAGAAGGTTCAGCATTTTGATTTAAATTAA
- a CDS encoding 2Fe-2S iron-sulfur cluster binding domain-containing protein: MKHSFPVKIKDVQKETESCISISFDINDELKDLFQYKPGQYITIIKNINGTDFHRSYSLCSSPFDNEWRVAIKKIEGGVFSTYANDHFKIGDLIEIMPPDGKFTTNINEINTKSYLFIASGSGITPILSLIKSILLIEKNSQVTLIYGNQKSDAIIFKNTLLALKDNYLHQFQVHFILSQEAQDEELFNGRINADKIINFNNKIFFPDQLDEVFICGPEEMIMTVKEVLISCGINEHKIHFELFGAPILNLTKLKPQESSGQVSKINLKIDGRTLSFLLPFGTQSILDAALNKNANLPYACKGGVCCTCKAKLIDGEVSMNVNYGLEPDEIANGYILTCQSYPKTTEINIDFDQ, from the coding sequence ATGAAACATAGTTTTCCGGTTAAAATCAAAGATGTTCAAAAAGAGACAGAAAGCTGTATTTCCATATCATTTGATATTAATGATGAGCTTAAAGACCTTTTTCAATATAAACCTGGTCAGTATATAACAATAATTAAGAATATAAATGGGACTGATTTTCACAGATCTTATTCTCTTTGCTCCAGCCCATTTGATAATGAATGGCGCGTAGCCATTAAAAAGATTGAAGGAGGCGTTTTTTCTACCTACGCCAATGATCATTTTAAAATAGGAGATTTAATCGAAATTATGCCTCCTGATGGCAAATTCACTACGAATATTAATGAAATAAACACTAAATCATACCTGTTTATAGCTTCTGGTAGTGGAATAACACCTATTTTATCTTTAATCAAATCTATTTTATTAATTGAAAAAAATAGCCAAGTAACACTCATATATGGAAATCAAAAAAGTGATGCGATTATCTTTAAAAATACACTTTTAGCTTTAAAAGATAATTACTTACATCAATTTCAAGTACATTTTATCTTGAGTCAGGAAGCTCAAGATGAGGAACTATTTAACGGTAGGATAAATGCTGATAAAATTATTAACTTTAATAACAAAATATTCTTTCCTGATCAATTAGACGAAGTTTTTATTTGTGGCCCTGAAGAAATGATCATGACTGTAAAAGAAGTATTGATTTCATGTGGTATTAATGAACATAAAATTCATTTTGAGCTCTTTGGTGCTCCTATTTTAAACCTAACAAAATTAAAACCTCAGGAATCCTCTGGTCAAGTTTCAAAAATTAATTTAAAAATTGATGGTAGAACCTTAAGTTTTTTATTACCCTTTGGAACTCAAAGTATACTTGATGCGGCCCTTAATAAAAATGCGAATTTACCTTATGCATGTAAAGGAGGTGTTTGTTGTACCTGTAAGGCAAAACTAATAGATGGTGAAGTAAGCATGAATGTTAATTATGGTTTGGAACCTGATGAAATAGCAAATGGATATATTTTAACCTGCCAATCTTATCCAAAAACTACAGAAATTAACATTGATTTTGATCAATAA
- the paaA gene encoding 1,2-phenylacetyl-CoA epoxidase subunit A, producing the protein MDISVLNNKFQHRIDLEEKIEAKDWMPDGYRKTLIRQIAQHAHSEVVGMLPEGNWISRAPTLKRKAILLAKVQDEAGHGLYLYSAAETLGIDRETLYEELNSGKSKYSSIFNYPALTWADMGAIGWLVDGAAILNQVALCRTSYGPYARAMVKICKEESFHQRQGFEIMLTLCNGSELQKKMAQDALNRWWWPSLMMFGPRDSESPNSSQNITWKIKRFTNDDLRQKFVDMTVPQATILGLTIPDEKLSWNSERNHYDMGEINWEEFWNVLNGNGPCNKQRLDARKKAHENGSWVRDAAVAYSSKKFKKMAS; encoded by the coding sequence ATGGATATATCAGTATTAAATAACAAATTCCAACATCGAATAGATCTTGAAGAAAAGATTGAAGCGAAGGATTGGATGCCAGATGGTTATAGAAAAACACTCATCCGCCAAATAGCTCAACATGCTCATTCTGAAGTAGTTGGAATGCTTCCTGAGGGAAATTGGATCTCCAGGGCACCAACACTTAAGCGAAAGGCCATCCTTTTAGCTAAAGTTCAGGATGAAGCTGGTCATGGTCTATATTTATATAGTGCTGCCGAAACACTGGGGATTGATCGTGAGACTTTATATGAAGAATTAAATTCTGGTAAGTCAAAATATTCTAGTATTTTCAATTATCCTGCTTTAACCTGGGCAGATATGGGTGCAATTGGTTGGTTAGTCGATGGTGCAGCAATTTTAAATCAAGTTGCACTTTGCCGAACTTCTTACGGACCATATGCTAGGGCTATGGTGAAAATATGTAAAGAAGAAAGTTTTCATCAACGGCAGGGATTTGAAATCATGCTCACTTTATGTAATGGAAGTGAACTTCAAAAAAAAATGGCCCAAGACGCACTTAACAGATGGTGGTGGCCATCACTTATGATGTTTGGTCCAAGAGATTCAGAATCTCCAAATTCAAGTCAAAACATAACTTGGAAAATAAAACGATTTACAAACGATGATTTACGTCAAAAATTCGTTGACATGACAGTTCCTCAAGCAACCATTTTAGGTTTAACTATTCCAGATGAAAAATTGTCTTGGAATAGTGAACGAAATCATTACGACATGGGTGAAATAAATTGGGAGGAATTTTGGAATGTTTTAAATGGAAATGGACCTTGCAATAAACAGCGTTTAGATGCTCGAAAAAAAGCACATGAAAACGGTTCTTGGGTTCGGGATGCTGCTGTTGCTTATTCTTCAAAAAAATTTAAAAAAATGGCTTCTTAG
- the paaB gene encoding 1,2-phenylacetyl-CoA epoxidase subunit B: MLNTWPLFEVFIRSKNGLDHKHVGSLHATDAKMAIENARDVYTRRQEGVSIWVVESNLIVSSDPAENESLFDPAQDKIYRHPTFYNLPDELKHM, encoded by the coding sequence ATTTTGAATACTTGGCCACTTTTTGAAGTATTTATTAGAAGTAAAAATGGGTTAGACCACAAACATGTTGGTAGCCTTCATGCAACAGATGCAAAGATGGCCATTGAAAATGCAAGAGATGTTTACACCAGAAGACAAGAAGGAGTAAGTATTTGGGTTGTAGAGTCTAATCTGATTGTATCTTCAGATCCTGCAGAAAATGAATCACTTTTCGATCCTGCTCAAGATAAAATTTATAGACATCCTACATTCTATAACTTGCCAGATGAGCTAAAACATATGTAA
- the paaC gene encoding phenylacetate-CoA oxygenase subunit PaaC, translated as MDNSDKAIFDFILIHADNSLILGQRLGEWCGHGPVLEQDIALTNIALDYIGRARLLYQLAAKIENNNRTEDDLAFLRDVMDFKNVLLVEQENVDFAYTIVRQFLLEAFNHPFFNQLINSQNINLSEIAQKSIKETTYHLRWCSEWLIRLGDGTELSHIKVQTAVNNLWTYTQELFKPVESEIEMTKQGICPDLQLIHKIWNETIDRVFLEATLIKPDSVWMQNGGKSGVHSEHLGYILSDLQFMQRAYPGLEW; from the coding sequence ATGGATAATTCCGATAAAGCAATTTTTGATTTTATTTTGATCCATGCTGATAACTCATTAATCCTTGGTCAAAGACTTGGAGAATGGTGTGGACATGGTCCCGTTCTAGAACAAGACATAGCCTTAACTAATATTGCTTTAGATTATATTGGCAGGGCAAGATTATTATATCAACTTGCAGCAAAAATTGAAAATAATAATCGTACTGAAGATGATCTTGCTTTTTTAAGAGATGTAATGGATTTTAAAAATGTACTGCTGGTTGAACAAGAAAATGTAGATTTTGCATATACCATTGTAAGACAATTTCTTTTAGAAGCATTCAATCACCCTTTCTTTAATCAATTAATAAATTCTCAAAATATTAATTTATCAGAAATTGCACAGAAATCTATAAAAGAGACAACCTACCACTTGAGGTGGTGCAGCGAGTGGCTTATTCGACTTGGTGATGGAACCGAATTAAGCCATATCAAAGTTCAGACTGCAGTTAATAATTTATGGACATATACCCAGGAATTATTCAAACCTGTTGAATCAGAAATAGAAATGACAAAACAAGGAATATGCCCTGATTTACAATTAATTCATAAAATTTGGAATGAAACTATTGATCGCGTCTTTTTAGAAGCCACTCTAATTAAACCTGATTCTGTGTGGATGCAAAATGGAGGGAAGTCAGGAGTTCACTCGGAACATTTGGGATATATTTTATCTGACTTGCAATTTATGCAAAGAGCTTATCCAGGTCTTGAATGGTAA
- a CDS encoding 3-hydroxybutyryl-CoA dehydrogenase, whose product MEIGIIGLGTMGQGIAQVFATAGYEIMLFDTFEGATQKAKLSIEKSLEQLVQKSKLSTTEAKIIESKFHWKSNLNEFYSCELIIEVIKEDLSLKKELFSQLNKIISDTCIVATNTSSLSITALASTVLFPDRFIGVHFFNPATIMPLVEVIPAIQTSQKTIDTVKQILLKSKKVIVQAIDTPGFIVNRLARPFYGEAIKMYEEGIADIETIDWAMTEIGGFKMGPFTLMDFIGHDINYAVTESIFNAFYYDSRYKPSFTQKRLLEAGFLGRKSGRGFYQYHNSEIKSTPNKDFTLGKNIVNQILVMLINEAAEALLLQVATKEDLELAMTKGVNYPKGLLTWADEIGIQNCVNQLDELFNKYHDTRYRCCVLLREYAAKNMTFFQ is encoded by the coding sequence ATGGAAATTGGAATCATTGGATTAGGAACTATGGGGCAAGGAATAGCTCAAGTTTTTGCAACAGCAGGATATGAAATAATGTTGTTTGATACTTTTGAGGGTGCCACTCAAAAAGCCAAACTTTCCATTGAAAAATCATTAGAACAATTGGTTCAAAAATCAAAATTATCAACTACTGAAGCAAAAATTATTGAATCAAAATTTCATTGGAAATCTAATTTAAATGAATTTTATTCATGCGAACTTATTATTGAAGTAATAAAAGAAGATTTATCTTTGAAAAAAGAACTCTTTAGTCAATTAAATAAAATTATTTCAGATACTTGTATAGTAGCTACAAATACATCTTCATTGTCTATTACTGCTCTGGCATCAACCGTTCTTTTTCCTGACAGGTTTATCGGAGTGCATTTCTTTAATCCTGCAACAATAATGCCTTTAGTGGAAGTAATTCCAGCTATCCAAACTTCGCAAAAAACTATTGATACTGTGAAGCAAATTTTATTGAAAAGTAAAAAAGTAATTGTACAAGCAATAGATACTCCAGGATTTATAGTAAATCGATTAGCAAGACCATTTTATGGAGAAGCTATAAAAATGTATGAAGAGGGAATAGCTGACATTGAAACAATAGATTGGGCTATGACCGAAATTGGAGGTTTTAAAATGGGGCCGTTCACATTAATGGATTTCATTGGTCATGATATAAATTATGCTGTTACTGAAAGTATTTTTAATGCTTTTTATTATGATAGCAGATATAAACCTTCGTTTACTCAAAAAAGATTATTGGAAGCAGGATTTTTAGGTAGAAAATCTGGTCGTGGTTTTTATCAATACCATAATTCTGAAATTAAATCAACTCCAAATAAAGATTTCACACTCGGTAAAAATATAGTGAATCAAATTTTGGTAATGCTCATTAATGAAGCTGCTGAAGCTTTACTTTTACAAGTTGCAACTAAGGAGGATTTAGAACTTGCGATGACAAAGGGTGTAAATTATCCAAAAGGTTTATTGACTTGGGCTGACGAAATAGGTATACAAAATTGCGTTAATCAATTAGATGAATTGTTTAACAAATATCATGATACCAGATATCGATGTTGTGTACTATTAAGAGAATATGCTGCAAAAAATATGACTTTTTTTCAATAA
- a CDS encoding hotdog fold thioesterase, producing MKTAELVFNKMFNSDKFSQWLNIEKILTNEGHCILKMHVRSDMMNGHNVAHGGISYSLADSAFAFACNSYDQLSLSIETSITHTNAIRENDILIAEAKLITQSKKIGTYEVIVKNQEDIIVAVFKGVCYRTSQNVI from the coding sequence ATGAAAACTGCAGAATTAGTGTTTAATAAAATGTTTAACTCAGATAAGTTTAGTCAATGGTTAAATATAGAAAAAATACTTACTAATGAAGGACATTGCATATTAAAAATGCACGTTAGATCAGATATGATGAATGGACATAATGTGGCTCATGGCGGTATTTCTTATTCGCTTGCTGACAGTGCTTTTGCATTTGCCTGTAATAGTTATGATCAACTAAGCCTTTCTATAGAGACATCAATAACCCATACTAATGCGATCCGTGAAAACGACATATTAATTGCTGAAGCAAAATTGATTACCCAATCAAAAAAAATTGGTACTTACGAAGTAATTGTTAAAAATCAAGAAGACATTATTGTTGCAGTTTTTAAAGGCGTTTGTTACAGGACTAGTCAAAATGTAATTTAA
- a CDS encoding acetyl-CoA C-acyltransferase, with protein MDTFIIDGTRSPIGSLGGSLALVRTDDLAAHSIRSLMNKYPFIDPLDIDDVILGCANQSGEDNRNIARMASLLAGLHYKVAGETINRLCASGMSAVIHAHRAIQTNDGHLFISGGVEGMTRSPWIISKTSSAFGRDAKMYDSTFGWRFINPSLEQQYGCDSMGETAENLAVKYNISRFDQDSFAFWSQEKTKNAFLAKRFSKEIVPIAIPLGKNNSMLFEKDEFPKPDSTLEKLSSLKPAFRTNGTVTAGNSSGLNDGSAALLIGSSTIIDKYQFKPLAKIISSAVIGTEPKFMGIGPVEASRLALKKANLKLEQMGIIEINEAFASQVLSCTRELGIDDRDDRINPNGGAIALGHPLGMSGSRLILTAAHELHEKNVEFALCTMCIGVGQGYAVIIQRV; from the coding sequence ATGGATACATTTATAATTGATGGAACAAGATCTCCAATAGGTTCATTAGGTGGATCTTTAGCTTTGGTTAGAACTGATGACCTCGCTGCTCACAGCATTCGATCATTAATGAATAAATATCCCTTTATAGATCCATTAGATATTGACGATGTTATACTAGGATGTGCCAATCAATCTGGAGAAGATAATCGCAACATTGCTAGAATGGCTTCTTTATTAGCTGGATTACATTATAAAGTTGCAGGCGAAACTATAAATCGATTATGCGCATCGGGAATGTCGGCTGTTATTCATGCTCATCGAGCTATTCAAACAAACGACGGTCATTTATTTATTTCTGGTGGCGTTGAAGGTATGACTCGAAGTCCCTGGATCATTTCTAAAACAAGCTCTGCTTTTGGTCGAGATGCTAAAATGTATGATAGTACCTTTGGTTGGCGTTTTATCAATCCCTCTTTAGAACAACAATATGGCTGTGATAGCATGGGTGAAACGGCTGAGAATCTAGCTGTCAAATACAATATTTCAAGGTTCGATCAAGATTCTTTTGCTTTCTGGTCACAGGAAAAAACAAAAAATGCTTTTTTAGCAAAAAGATTTTCTAAAGAAATAGTACCAATTGCTATTCCTCTTGGAAAAAATAATTCTATGTTATTTGAGAAAGATGAGTTTCCTAAACCTGATTCGACTTTAGAAAAACTAAGCAGTTTAAAACCAGCTTTTCGAACCAATGGTACAGTTACAGCAGGTAATTCATCCGGATTGAATGATGGTTCTGCAGCATTATTAATTGGATCATCCACTATTATTGATAAATATCAATTCAAACCTTTAGCTAAAATTATTTCCTCAGCGGTAATTGGCACTGAACCCAAATTTATGGGAATAGGGCCAGTTGAAGCTAGTAGATTAGCCTTAAAAAAAGCAAATCTTAAATTAGAACAGATGGGAATTATCGAAATCAATGAGGCCTTTGCATCACAAGTACTATCTTGTACCCGTGAATTAGGTATAGATGATCGTGACGATCGAATTAATCCAAACGGTGGAGCCATTGCCTTAGGTCACCCATTGGGAATGTCTGGCTCAAGATTAATCCTGACAGCAGCTCACGAATTACATGAAAAAAATGTTGAATTTGCATTATGTACTATGTGTATTGGGGTCGGCCAGGGATATGCCGTTATTATTCAACGGGTTTAA
- the paaZ gene encoding phenylacetic acid degradation bifunctional protein PaaZ produces the protein MLLKLKNYIEDQWIEGNNDGQILMDSVKGEPIAIASSSGIDFEKMLQYGRKVGGNNLRKLTFHERGRMLKALALFLTERKSLYYPISYMTGATKTDSWVDIDGGIGTLFAYASLRKKFPNQKFYVDGDPVSLSKSNTFIGHHIMVPKEGVAIHINAFNFPIWGMLEKISVNLLAGVPAIIKPATVTSFLTEAVFKDIISSGILPKGSIQLICGSANGILDHVISQDVVTFTGSSQTGRQLKAHPKIISESVPFNMEADSLNCSILGLDAAPGSKDFDIFIKEVHREMTTKCGQKCTAIRRIIVPQNYLSDVQIALSLRLQKTIIGNPNNEEVKMGALAGPIQLKEVKEKIIALSKLTPIVYGTLDPISVVDADGSKGSFISPILMLNEQPFKYLDSHELEAFGPASTLIPYNDLDEAIAISKLGKGSLVSSIITSDKTIATSYVLNAASHHGRILILNESCAKESTGHGSPMPMLVHGGPGRAGGGEEMGGLRGVKHYLQRTAIQGSPDMITQITQVHQYGSTGHEKEIHLFKKYFEELNIGDMLVTAKHTVTDADITNFANLSGDHFYAHMDATSLEGTIFNQRVAHGYYILSKAAGLFVDAKKGPVLLNYGIDECRFTKPVYPGMTICVKLIVKEKIEQEKKSEDDIDKGIVKWLVDVFDESGDSVAIATILTMVKKKYPSI, from the coding sequence ATGTTATTAAAATTAAAAAATTATATTGAAGATCAATGGATTGAAGGAAATAATGATGGTCAAATTTTAATGGATTCAGTTAAAGGCGAACCCATTGCCATAGCCTCATCTTCCGGAATTGATTTTGAAAAAATGCTACAGTATGGTCGAAAAGTCGGAGGCAATAATTTAAGAAAATTAACCTTTCATGAAAGAGGTAGGATGTTAAAGGCCTTAGCATTATTTTTGACAGAACGCAAATCTTTATATTATCCTATTAGTTATATGACGGGTGCAACTAAAACTGATAGTTGGGTTGACATCGATGGAGGAATTGGTACCCTTTTCGCTTATGCAAGTTTAAGAAAAAAATTTCCCAACCAAAAATTTTATGTGGACGGAGACCCGGTTTCTTTATCGAAATCAAATACTTTTATTGGACATCATATTATGGTTCCAAAAGAAGGTGTTGCCATTCATATAAACGCATTTAATTTTCCAATATGGGGAATGTTGGAAAAAATTTCAGTCAATTTATTGGCAGGTGTTCCTGCTATAATAAAACCTGCTACTGTAACTTCTTTTCTAACAGAAGCCGTTTTCAAAGATATCATTTCTTCTGGTATTTTACCGAAAGGATCCATCCAATTAATTTGCGGGTCTGCAAATGGTATTCTGGACCATGTCATTTCTCAAGATGTTGTCACCTTCACGGGTTCATCACAAACTGGTAGACAGTTAAAGGCACATCCTAAAATAATTAGTGAGTCTGTTCCTTTTAACATGGAGGCAGATTCTTTAAATTGTTCTATACTTGGATTGGATGCTGCTCCAGGTAGTAAAGATTTTGATATATTCATTAAAGAAGTGCATAGGGAAATGACTACTAAATGTGGTCAAAAGTGTACTGCCATCCGAAGGATTATTGTTCCCCAAAATTATTTATCAGATGTTCAAATTGCATTAAGTTTAAGACTACAAAAAACAATTATTGGGAATCCTAATAACGAAGAAGTCAAGATGGGTGCCCTAGCTGGTCCAATTCAATTAAAAGAAGTAAAAGAAAAAATTATAGCGCTATCTAAATTAACACCCATTGTTTATGGTACTTTAGATCCAATTTCTGTTGTTGATGCAGATGGAAGTAAAGGCTCTTTTATATCTCCTATTTTGATGTTGAATGAGCAACCTTTTAAATATTTAGATTCACATGAGTTAGAAGCATTTGGCCCTGCAAGTACTTTGATTCCATATAATGATTTAGATGAAGCTATAGCAATTTCAAAATTAGGTAAGGGGTCATTAGTAAGTTCAATCATTACCTCTGATAAAACAATTGCTACTTCTTATGTTTTAAATGCTGCATCGCACCATGGACGGATTTTAATATTAAATGAATCCTGTGCAAAAGAAAGTACCGGACACGGATCACCAATGCCCATGTTGGTTCATGGTGGTCCTGGAAGAGCAGGTGGTGGAGAAGAAATGGGTGGTTTACGTGGTGTGAAACATTATTTGCAAAGAACTGCTATTCAAGGTTCTCCAGATATGATTACTCAAATTACTCAAGTTCATCAATATGGATCAACTGGCCATGAAAAAGAAATTCATCTATTCAAAAAGTATTTTGAAGAATTAAATATTGGCGATATGTTAGTAACTGCTAAACACACAGTAACCGATGCTGATATTACCAATTTTGCAAACCTTAGTGGAGATCATTTTTATGCCCACATGGATGCTACTTCACTGGAAGGAACCATTTTTAATCAACGCGTAGCACATGGATATTATATTTTATCAAAAGCCGCAGGTTTGTTTGTAGATGCAAAAAAAGGACCTGTTTTATTAAATTATGGAATAGATGAGTGCCGCTTTACAAAACCAGTCTATCCGGGGATGACCATTTGTGTAAAACTAATAGTTAAAGAAAAAATCGAACAAGAAAAAAAATCTGAAGACGATATTGATAAGGGTATTGTTAAATGGTTGGTTGATGTTTTTGATGAATCCGGTGATTCAGTAGCAATAGCCACCATATTGACTATGGTAAAGAAAAAATATCCATCTATTTAA
- the nadA gene encoding quinolinate synthase NadA, protein MNVNLVNDEQIDNLDKIGYLDVFVDPNLDLISEINHLKKEKNAVILAHYYQDPDIQDIADFVGDSLQLSQEAERTTADMIVFAGVHFMAETAKILSPNKKVVLPDLKAGCSLSDSCPAPLFAKFKEKYPDHIVVSYVNCSAELKTLTDICCTSSNAVHIINSIPIDRDIIFAPDKNLGAYLEKITGRKMILWNGSCMVHEIFSHEKITKLKIKHPEALIIAHPECESAVLELADYIGSTSGLLKFIQKNESQSFIVATESGIIHQMQLASPNKTFIPAPPTNHCACNECPHMKRNTLEKLYLCLKYELPEIILSDYVLKNAKNAIDRMLEISLAAGL, encoded by the coding sequence ATGAATGTTAATTTAGTGAATGATGAACAAATAGACAATTTAGATAAAATTGGCTATTTAGATGTTTTTGTAGATCCCAATTTGGATTTAATTTCAGAAATTAATCATTTAAAAAAAGAAAAAAATGCTGTCATCTTAGCTCATTACTATCAAGATCCTGACATTCAAGATATCGCTGATTTTGTTGGAGATAGCCTTCAATTATCTCAAGAAGCAGAAAGGACAACTGCAGATATGATTGTATTTGCAGGTGTGCATTTCATGGCTGAAACTGCAAAAATTTTATCTCCAAATAAAAAAGTTGTTCTCCCGGATTTAAAAGCGGGTTGTTCTTTATCGGATTCATGTCCAGCTCCCTTATTTGCAAAATTCAAAGAAAAATATCCAGATCATATTGTGGTTAGTTATGTAAATTGCAGTGCAGAATTAAAAACATTAACTGATATTTGCTGTACTTCATCTAATGCTGTCCATATTATAAACAGTATCCCTATTGATCGTGATATTATTTTTGCTCCTGACAAAAATCTAGGTGCATATTTAGAAAAAATAACAGGTCGTAAAATGATCCTTTGGAATGGCTCTTGCATGGTTCATGAAATATTTTCGCATGAAAAAATAACCAAATTAAAAATTAAACATCCTGAAGCTCTAATTATTGCCCATCCTGAATGCGAATCTGCTGTATTAGAATTAGCAGATTATATTGGTTCAACAAGTGGTTTGCTTAAGTTTATTCAAAAAAATGAATCCCAATCATTTATTGTTGCCACTGAATCAGGAATCATTCATCAAATGCAATTAGCATCTCCAAATAAAACTTTTATTCCGGCCCCACCAACGAATCATTGTGCATGTAATGAATGTCCACATATGAAACGCAATACTTTGGAAAAATTATATCTCTGTCTAAAATATGAGTTACCTGAAATTATTCTTTCAGATTATGTTCTAAAAAATGCAAAAAATGCAATCGATAGAATGTTAGAAATAAGTTTAGCAGCTGGGCTTTAG